A stretch of the Streptomyces sp. NBC_00078 genome encodes the following:
- a CDS encoding HD domain-containing protein, which translates to MTLAEVEATARAAHEGQTDKAGRPYAEHLRAVAEGVRARGGDEEQIAAAWLHDAVEDDALSERWLDEAALSRRTKDIVLAVTKRVGEGPKEYAARILATPGALLVKEADLAHNADPARLSRLTDEPTRERLTEKYAHMRALLGLVQPR; encoded by the coding sequence ATGACCCTGGCCGAGGTCGAGGCCACCGCCCGCGCCGCCCACGAGGGCCAGACCGACAAGGCGGGACGGCCGTACGCCGAGCACCTGCGGGCCGTCGCCGAAGGCGTCCGCGCGCGGGGCGGCGACGAGGAACAGATCGCAGCGGCCTGGCTGCACGACGCCGTCGAGGACGACGCGCTCTCCGAGCGTTGGCTGGACGAGGCCGCGCTGAGCCGCCGTACGAAGGACATCGTGCTGGCGGTCACCAAGCGCGTGGGGGAGGGGCCGAAGGAGTACGCGGCCCGGATCCTCGCCACGCCGGGCGCACTGCTGGTGAAGGAGGCGGACCTGGCGCACAACGCGGACCCGGCCCGTCTGTCCCGCCTCACCGACGAGCCCACCCGCGAACGCCTGACCGAGAAGTACGCACACATGCGCGCACTTCTCGGCCTGGTTCAGCCCCGGTAG
- a CDS encoding PP2C family protein-serine/threonine phosphatase, protein MAAGRERRAEAETFTARLKMQWHRVRVGLRRSAVDYFRGDGSDWVALAGLLLTVPVIAAVTLANAVWCSPAVLVLPIVAGGLLLRPASLLGLYAAAATALIVESVKLGPYTEGPSRVTPGVVLVVAACGFFGLLIAQFRSRVGVPWRRGGTMLFDLRERIRVQSKLPQLPIGWHREMALRPAGGQSFSGDFVVAARTNGGRTLEVVLTDVSGKGMDAGSRALLLSGAFGGLLGSLPPHAFLPAANGYLLRQDWDEGFATSIHLVLDLDSGDYELYNAGHPPGLQLSAGSGRWEEKAAEGPLLGVYDGAQFDPVKGSLRPGDVLMLFTDGLVETSDRDIVEGIDRLTGEADRYVAGGFHGAAWHLIEAVAKDVNDDRALLLISREGPTATAQLPTPH, encoded by the coding sequence ATGGCAGCAGGACGAGAGCGGCGCGCGGAAGCCGAGACGTTCACGGCCCGGTTGAAGATGCAGTGGCACCGGGTCCGCGTCGGCCTGCGCAGAAGCGCTGTCGACTACTTCCGCGGGGACGGTTCGGACTGGGTCGCGCTGGCCGGTCTGCTCCTCACCGTCCCGGTGATCGCGGCCGTCACGCTCGCCAACGCGGTGTGGTGCTCCCCGGCCGTCCTCGTCCTCCCGATCGTGGCGGGCGGCCTGCTGCTGCGCCCGGCGAGCCTGCTCGGTCTGTACGCGGCCGCGGCCACGGCACTGATCGTGGAGTCGGTGAAACTGGGGCCCTACACGGAGGGCCCTTCCCGTGTCACCCCCGGCGTGGTGCTGGTGGTCGCCGCCTGCGGCTTCTTCGGTCTGCTCATCGCCCAGTTCCGCAGCCGGGTCGGCGTGCCCTGGCGGCGCGGCGGCACCATGCTCTTCGACCTGCGCGAACGCATCCGGGTGCAGAGCAAGCTCCCGCAGCTGCCGATCGGCTGGCACCGCGAGATGGCGCTGCGTCCCGCGGGCGGCCAGTCCTTCTCGGGCGACTTCGTGGTCGCCGCCCGCACCAACGGCGGCCGCACGCTGGAGGTCGTCCTGACGGACGTGTCGGGCAAGGGCATGGACGCGGGGTCGCGTGCGCTGCTGCTGTCGGGGGCGTTCGGGGGCCTGCTGGGCTCGCTGCCCCCGCACGCGTTCCTCCCGGCGGCCAACGGCTATCTGCTCCGCCAGGACTGGGACGAGGGCTTCGCGACGTCGATCCACCTCGTCCTGGACCTCGACTCCGGCGACTACGAGCTGTACAACGCCGGACACCCCCCGGGGCTGCAGCTCAGCGCGGGCAGCGGGCGCTGGGAGGAGAAGGCGGCCGAGGGACCGCTCCTCGGCGTGTACGACGGCGCGCAGTTCGACCCCGTGAAGGGCTCGCTGCGCCCCGGTGACGTGCTGATGCTGTTCACGGACGGTCTCGTGGAGACGTCCGACCGCGACATCGTGGAGGGCATAGACCGCCTCACAGGCGAGGCCGACCGCTATGTCGCCGGCGGCTTCCACGGCGCCGCCTGGCACCTCATCGAGGCGGTGGCGAAGGACGTCAACGACGACAGGGCGCTGCTGCTGATCTCCAGGGAGGGGCCGACGGCGACGGCCCAGCTGCCGACGCCGCACTGA
- a CDS encoding GNAT family N-acetyltransferase: protein MGTDLRVLRRDDWDEWYDNLIRAFGGNPESAEERELWREFTETDRSLGVWDGDVCVGTAGAFSFRLTVPGGAAVPAAGVTMVSVAATHRRRGLLTSMMRRQLDDVRSWGEPLAVLTASEPAIYGRFGYGVGTYNVNAEIDTTRVRLSVPPGTDDVRLRYVSPAEALAACEAVYAQLVARRPGMVARIPGWEKLWVLDPESERDGASPLQCVLAERGGQVVGYARFRIKDDWEAAGPKGTVVAQDVDALDPAAHAALWRFLFDIDLTSKIDVRRRPVDEPWQYLVSDIRRCSLLVRDSLHVRLVDVGAALGARTYQAPLDVVLEVEDSFCPWNSGRWRLTGDPKGASCERTQDAADLTLSVRELASAYLGGVPLTSLAAAGRVRELRQGALTEASVAFGSPVMPWLPHGF, encoded by the coding sequence ATGGGCACTGACTTGCGCGTGCTGCGCCGGGACGACTGGGATGAGTGGTACGACAACCTGATCCGCGCCTTCGGCGGGAATCCGGAGTCCGCCGAGGAGCGGGAGCTGTGGCGCGAGTTCACCGAGACGGACCGTTCCCTGGGCGTCTGGGACGGTGACGTGTGCGTGGGGACGGCGGGAGCGTTCAGCTTCCGGCTGACCGTGCCCGGCGGGGCCGCGGTGCCCGCGGCCGGGGTGACCATGGTCAGCGTGGCGGCCACGCACCGGCGGCGCGGGCTGCTGACGTCGATGATGCGGCGCCAGCTGGACGACGTACGGTCGTGGGGCGAGCCGCTGGCCGTCCTGACGGCCTCGGAACCCGCGATCTACGGTCGGTTCGGGTACGGCGTCGGGACGTACAACGTCAACGCCGAGATCGACACGACCCGGGTCCGGCTGTCCGTGCCGCCCGGCACCGATGACGTACGGCTGCGGTACGTCTCGCCCGCCGAGGCGCTCGCCGCGTGCGAGGCCGTGTACGCGCAGCTGGTGGCGCGGCGGCCGGGCATGGTGGCGCGGATTCCGGGCTGGGAGAAGCTGTGGGTGCTCGACCCGGAGAGCGAGCGGGACGGTGCGTCGCCGCTGCAGTGCGTGCTCGCGGAGCGCGGAGGCCAGGTCGTCGGGTACGCGCGCTTCCGGATCAAGGACGACTGGGAGGCAGCGGGTCCCAAGGGCACGGTCGTGGCGCAGGACGTGGACGCGCTGGATCCGGCGGCGCACGCGGCGCTGTGGCGGTTCCTGTTCGACATCGACCTGACGTCGAAGATCGACGTGCGGCGCCGCCCGGTGGACGAACCCTGGCAGTACCTGGTCTCCGACATCCGGCGCTGCTCGCTGCTGGTCCGGGACTCGCTGCACGTACGGCTGGTGGACGTGGGCGCGGCACTCGGGGCCCGCACCTACCAGGCGCCGCTGGATGTGGTGTTGGAGGTCGAGGACTCCTTCTGCCCCTGGAACAGCGGGCGTTGGCGCCTGACCGGCGACCCGAAGGGCGCGTCCTGCGAGCGTACGCAGGATGCCGCCGATCTCACTCTGTCCGTAAGGGAGTTGGCGTCGGCGTATCTGGGAGGGGTCCCGCTGACGTCGCTGGCGGCCGCCGGGCGGGTGCGCGAGCTCCGACAGGGTGCACTGACCGAGGCGTCGGTCGCCTTCGGCTCACCGGTGATGCCCTGGCTGCCGCACGGGTTCTAG
- a CDS encoding Fpg/Nei family DNA glycosylase, whose product MPEGHTIHRLASDYAGRFSGTAPRVTSPQGKFSDAAELLDGAELTGSEAHGKHLFLGFRDSDWVHIHLGLFGKVAFGDAPAPPPTDTVRLRLANATSYVDLRGPTTCALITDPEKQAVHDRLGPDPLRTDADPQAAYRRISRSRTTIAALLMDQKVIAGVGNVYRAEVLFRHAIDPYRAGRDITPAQWDAVWADLVELMREGVRNNRIDTVRPEHTPEAMGRPPRVDDHGGEVYVYRRATLPCHICGGEIRTAGLAARNLFWCPTCQQP is encoded by the coding sequence GTGCCAGAGGGGCACACGATCCACCGGCTGGCGTCGGACTACGCCGGCCGCTTCTCCGGCACGGCACCGCGGGTGACCAGCCCCCAGGGCAAGTTCTCCGACGCCGCGGAACTGCTCGACGGTGCCGAACTCACCGGCAGCGAAGCCCACGGCAAGCACCTCTTCCTGGGCTTCCGCGACAGCGACTGGGTCCACATCCACCTGGGCCTGTTCGGCAAGGTCGCCTTCGGTGACGCCCCCGCGCCACCACCCACCGACACGGTCCGCCTCCGCCTCGCGAACGCCACGTCGTACGTCGACCTGCGCGGCCCGACGACGTGCGCCCTGATCACGGACCCCGAGAAGCAGGCGGTACACGACCGCCTCGGCCCCGACCCCCTGCGCACGGACGCCGACCCGCAGGCGGCGTACCGGCGGATCTCCCGCAGCCGTACGACGATCGCCGCGCTCCTCATGGACCAGAAGGTGATCGCCGGTGTCGGCAACGTCTACCGTGCCGAGGTCCTCTTCCGGCACGCCATCGACCCCTACCGCGCCGGCAGGGACATCACCCCGGCCCAGTGGGACGCCGTCTGGGCCGACCTGGTCGAGCTGATGCGTGAGGGCGTCCGCAACAACCGCATCGACACCGTCCGCCCGGAGCACACCCCGGAGGCGATGGGCCGCCCGCCGCGCGTCGACGACCACGGCGGCGAGGTGTACGTCTACCGGCGGGCCACCCTGCCCTGCCACATCTGCGGCGGCGAGATCCGCACCGCCGGCCTCGCCGCCCGCAACCTCTTCTGGTGCCCCACCTGCCAGCAGCCCTGA
- a CDS encoding ribose-5-phosphate isomerase, which translates to MRVYLGSDHAGLELKNHLVEWLKAAGHDPVDCGPHIYDAQDDYPPFCLRAAEKTVADPESLGIVIGGSGNGEQIAANKVKGVRAALAWSEETASLGRQHNNANVVAVGARMHTQEEATKFVEAFLGTPFSGDERHIRRIDMLADYETTGDLPPIPAHHPQQD; encoded by the coding sequence ATGCGCGTGTATCTCGGCTCCGACCATGCCGGCCTCGAACTCAAGAACCATCTCGTCGAGTGGCTCAAGGCGGCAGGCCACGACCCCGTCGACTGCGGCCCGCACATCTACGACGCCCAGGACGACTACCCGCCCTTCTGCCTCCGTGCCGCGGAGAAGACGGTCGCGGACCCCGAGTCCCTCGGCATCGTGATCGGCGGCTCCGGCAACGGCGAGCAGATCGCGGCGAACAAGGTGAAGGGCGTGCGCGCCGCTCTCGCGTGGAGCGAGGAGACCGCGTCGCTGGGCCGCCAGCACAACAACGCCAACGTCGTGGCGGTGGGCGCGCGGATGCACACGCAGGAGGAGGCGACGAAGTTCGTCGAGGCCTTCCTGGGCACCCCGTTCTCAGGTGACGAGCGCCACATCCGCCGTATCGACATGCTCGCGGACTACGAGACGACGGGCGACCTGCCTCCGATCCCGGCGCACCACCCGCAGCAGGACTGA
- a CDS encoding amino acid permease, which yields MTGLQAGLKNRHLTMIAIGGVIGAGLFVGSSSGIATAGPGILLSYALVGTLVVLVMRMLGEMSAANPTSGSFSAHADRALGRWAGFSIGWLYWFFWVVVLAVEATAGAKILAGWMPAVPQWGWALIVMVVLTATNLVSVGSYGEFEFWFAGIKVVAIGAFIVVGGLAVFGVLPGVDSDKAGLSNLTAHGGFLPHGPGAILTGVLLVVFSFMGSEIATLAAGESENPQRAVTKSTNSIIWRIAVFYLGSILVVVSLLPWNDPSIKEQGSYVAALGSLGIPHAAQIMNFIVLTSVLSCLNSGLYTASRMAFSLGERGDAPKIFARTTSRGVPMAAIVASVVFGFVAVFFNYKFPDTVFLFLVNSSGAVALFVWLVICFSQLRMRKIIQAEAPEKLVVKMWLYPYLTWATAGLIVFVLGYMLTDTEHDGRETVLLSLLVAAVVLVISLVKHKVGGGRVVVDGTSSEAARDEVKTR from the coding sequence ATGACTGGTCTCCAGGCCGGCCTGAAGAACCGCCATCTGACGATGATCGCCATCGGCGGCGTCATCGGAGCCGGCCTCTTCGTCGGCTCCAGCTCAGGAATCGCCACCGCAGGACCCGGCATCCTCCTGTCGTACGCACTCGTCGGCACGCTCGTCGTCCTCGTGATGCGGATGCTCGGCGAGATGTCCGCGGCCAACCCGACCTCCGGCTCGTTCTCGGCGCACGCCGACCGGGCGCTCGGCCGCTGGGCCGGGTTCTCCATCGGCTGGCTCTACTGGTTCTTCTGGGTCGTGGTGCTCGCGGTGGAGGCCACCGCCGGTGCCAAGATCCTGGCGGGCTGGATGCCGGCCGTCCCCCAGTGGGGCTGGGCCCTGATCGTGATGGTGGTGCTGACCGCCACCAACCTCGTCTCCGTCGGTTCCTACGGTGAGTTCGAGTTCTGGTTCGCCGGGATCAAGGTCGTCGCGATCGGCGCGTTCATCGTCGTCGGCGGGCTCGCGGTCTTCGGTGTGCTGCCGGGCGTCGACAGCGACAAGGCCGGCCTGAGCAACCTCACCGCCCACGGCGGGTTCCTGCCCCACGGCCCCGGCGCGATCCTCACCGGTGTCCTGCTGGTCGTCTTCTCCTTCATGGGCAGCGAGATCGCGACGCTGGCGGCCGGCGAGTCGGAGAACCCGCAGCGCGCGGTGACAAAGTCGACCAACAGCATCATCTGGCGTATCGCCGTCTTCTACCTGGGCTCGATCCTCGTCGTCGTGTCCCTGCTCCCGTGGAACGACCCGTCGATCAAGGAGCAGGGCTCCTACGTCGCCGCCCTCGGCTCCCTGGGGATCCCGCACGCCGCTCAGATCATGAACTTCATCGTGCTGACGTCGGTGCTGTCCTGCCTCAACTCCGGCCTCTACACGGCCTCCCGGATGGCCTTCTCACTCGGTGAGCGAGGCGACGCGCCGAAGATCTTCGCGCGGACCACGTCCCGCGGTGTGCCGATGGCGGCGATCGTCGCGTCGGTGGTGTTCGGCTTCGTCGCCGTCTTCTTCAACTACAAGTTCCCGGACACGGTCTTCCTCTTCCTGGTCAACTCCAGTGGTGCGGTTGCCCTGTTCGTCTGGCTGGTGATCTGCTTCTCGCAGCTGCGCATGCGGAAGATCATCCAGGCCGAGGCGCCGGAGAAGCTGGTCGTGAAGATGTGGCTGTACCCGTATCTGACCTGGGCGACGGCCGGGCTGATCGTGTTCGTGCTCGGTTACATGCTCACGGACACGGAGCACGACGGGCGTGAGACCGTGCTGCTGTCGCTGCTGGTCGCGGCGGTCGTGCTCGTCATCTCCCTGGTGAAGCACAAGGTGGGCGGGGGCCGGGTCGTCGTCGACGGCACGTCCTCCGAGGCGGCGCGGGACGAGGTCAAGACCCGCTGA
- a CDS encoding biotin transporter BioY, which translates to MSTAAATVRPREVLADLLPASRVRDMALVLGGAALTGLAAQISVPVPGSPVPVTGQTFAALLVGTTLGASRGLSALVLYALAGLAGVPWFAGGTSGVSVSFGYILGMMLASTVVGALARRGADRSVPRMAGTMLLGEAIIYAVGVPYLAYAADLSVSAAIAAGLTPFLIGDAVKAALAMGVMPTAWKLVDKR; encoded by the coding sequence ATGAGCACCGCCGCCGCCACCGTCCGCCCCCGCGAGGTCCTCGCCGACCTCCTGCCCGCGTCCCGCGTCCGGGACATGGCACTCGTGCTCGGCGGCGCCGCGCTCACCGGCCTCGCGGCCCAGATCTCCGTGCCCGTCCCGGGCTCCCCGGTGCCGGTGACCGGCCAGACCTTCGCCGCCCTGCTGGTCGGCACGACGCTCGGCGCGAGCCGGGGCCTGAGCGCGCTCGTCCTGTACGCGCTGGCCGGCCTCGCCGGTGTGCCGTGGTTCGCCGGCGGCACCTCGGGTGTCTCCGTCTCCTTCGGCTACATCCTCGGCATGATGCTCGCCTCCACGGTCGTGGGCGCCCTGGCCCGCCGCGGCGCCGACCGCTCGGTGCCGCGCATGGCGGGCACGATGCTGCTGGGCGAGGCGATCATCTACGCCGTCGGCGTCCCGTACCTGGCCTACGCAGCCGACCTGTCCGTCTCCGCCGCGATCGCGGCCGGCCTCACCCCGTTCCTGATCGGCGACGCCGTGAAGGCAGCCCTGGCGATGGGGGTCATGCCCACCGCCTGGAAGCTCGTCGACAAGCGCTGA
- a CDS encoding ROK family transcriptional regulator yields MPRTAAPPVTSPAPAPAPAPAPTARRRTSASVVLRSVLDHGPVARSTIARLTGLSPASVTDYCARFTELGLIREASAPRRSNGVGRPHVPVDLDDSRFVVGGVHVAVPHTTVALLDLRGRVVARRELKHENTDPGRVLARAADGLAALLAGAPGCRPLGVGVAAGGWVDRESGTVVEHPLLGWRDVAVREVLGRRTGLPVHVDGHSRALVNAERLFGLARESGSVLHLFVGNMVDAAFATHDEVHHGPRSQAGTIAHLPVPGGTEPCACGRNGCLQAELSERTLCRRAREAGVVEGVNPMHVVAAAAAGDPEAIRLLVERAAAIGRAARLLLDVLNPETVVVTEVGIIHREDCRRALRDEVGDERAASVVPTSFPDSVLAVAGGSVALDVLYRDPLAASPEAI; encoded by the coding sequence ATGCCACGAACAGCGGCACCCCCTGTCACCTCCCCCGCCCCTGCCCCTGCCCCTGCCCCCGCCCCCACGGCCCGCCGCCGGACGAGCGCGAGCGTCGTGCTGCGGTCCGTGCTGGACCACGGCCCGGTGGCCCGCAGCACCATCGCCCGGCTCACCGGCCTGTCACCGGCGTCGGTGACGGACTACTGCGCCCGCTTCACCGAACTCGGCCTGATCCGCGAGGCGTCCGCGCCCCGGCGGTCGAACGGTGTGGGGCGCCCGCACGTCCCCGTCGACCTGGACGACTCACGGTTCGTGGTCGGCGGGGTGCATGTGGCCGTGCCTCACACCACGGTCGCGCTGCTCGATCTGCGCGGCCGGGTGGTCGCCCGGCGCGAGCTGAAGCACGAGAACACCGATCCCGGCCGGGTGCTGGCGCGGGCGGCCGACGGGCTCGCGGCGCTGCTGGCCGGCGCGCCCGGCTGCAGACCGCTCGGCGTCGGTGTGGCCGCCGGCGGCTGGGTGGACCGGGAGTCCGGGACCGTGGTGGAACATCCGTTGCTGGGCTGGCGGGATGTGGCGGTGCGCGAGGTGCTCGGCCGGCGTACCGGGCTGCCGGTCCATGTGGACGGACACTCCCGGGCGTTGGTCAACGCAGAGCGGCTGTTCGGCCTGGCACGGGAGAGCGGCAGCGTGCTGCACCTGTTCGTCGGCAACATGGTCGACGCCGCCTTCGCCACCCACGACGAGGTGCACCACGGCCCCCGCTCGCAGGCGGGCACGATCGCGCATCTGCCGGTGCCGGGCGGCACGGAGCCGTGCGCGTGCGGGCGAAACGGCTGCCTCCAGGCCGAGTTGAGCGAGCGGACGCTGTGCCGGCGGGCGCGCGAGGCGGGCGTCGTCGAGGGCGTGAACCCGATGCACGTGGTCGCGGCGGCGGCAGCGGGCGATCCGGAGGCCATACGGCTGCTTGTGGAGCGCGCGGCCGCGATCGGCCGGGCGGCGCGGCTGCTGCTGGACGTTCTCAATCCGGAGACGGTGGTCGTGACGGAGGTCGGGATCATTCACCGGGAAGACTGCCGGCGGGCGCTCCGCGATGAGGTCGGGGACGAACGCGCGGCTTCCGTCGTGCCGACGAGTTTCCCGGATTCCGTGCTCGCCGTGGCCGGTGGCTCGGTGGCTCTGGACGTGCTCTACCGGGATCCCCTGGCCGCGTCACCTGAGGCTATTTAA